A DNA window from Arachis hypogaea cultivar Tifrunner chromosome 18, arahy.Tifrunner.gnm2.J5K5, whole genome shotgun sequence contains the following coding sequences:
- the LOC112769462 gene encoding probable fatty acyl-CoA reductase 4 — MVAVAGDISLDNFGIKDQILIKEMLEEIDIIVHTAATTRFDERYDVAMATNTVGAYNVMNFAKMCSRIEVLLYVSTAYVYGEAGLIPEEAFHMGQTLKSPLKLDINLEKKLIKEKLGELKAQNINERTITSIMKEFGTIRANFHGWSNTYIFTKSMGEMLVTNMKGNLPLIITRPSSIIGTHSEPFPGWIEGVRTIDFVFVEYFKGALTSFVGHPKTTIDLIPADMVINSMIIALLVQSKSNSSNNLIYHISTSLGNPIKLSDIQDIMHCYMTKKPWLKNSGKSGAFYEKFTFNPSYTEVHEFPQNKRSRLKRIINIYRPYLHFSGITRRSCGWQ; from the exons ATGGTTGCAGTTGCAGGTGATATTTCTCTTGACAATTTTGGAATCAAAGACCAAATCCTTATCAAAGAGATGTTGGAAGAGATTGATATCATAGTGCACACTGCCGCAACTACCAGGTTTGATGAGAG aTATGATGTTGCAATGGCGACAAATACAGTGGGAGCTTATAATGTCATGAACTTCGCTAAAATGTGTAGTAGAATAGAGGTTCTTCTTTATGTATCTACTG CTTatgtttatggagaggcaggactAATTCCTGAGGAAGCATTTCATATGGGTCAGACGTTAAAAAGTCCTTTAAAATTAGACATCAACTTAGAAAAGAAGTTGATTAAGGAAAAACTTGGTGAACTCAAAGCACAGAATATCAATGAAAGAACAATCACCTCAATAATGAAAGAATTTGGAACAATAAG GGCAAATTTTCATGGGTGGTCAAACACCTATATATTTACAAAATCAATGGGAGAAATGCTTGTGACAAATATGAAGGGTAATCTACCGTTGATCATCACGCGTCCGAGTTCTATAATCGGAACTCATTCAGAACCCTTTCCGGGTTGGATTGAAGGTGTTAG AACTATAGACTTTGTGTTTGTTGAGTATTTCAAAGGAGCACTAACTAGTTTTGTTGGCCATCCAAAGACAACTATTGATCTG ATACCAGCAGACATGGTGATAAACTCAATGATCATAGCGTTGTTGGTTCAGTCTAAGAGTAATTCTTCCAACAATTTGATCTACCATATTAGTACTTCGCTTGGAAATCCAATTAAACTTTCGGATATTCAAGATATAATGCATTGTTATATGACAAAAAAACCGTGGCTAAAAAATTCTGGGAAGTCAGGGGCATTCTATGAAAAATTTACATTCAACCCCAGTTATACGGAGGTTCATGAATTTCCCCAAAACAAG AGATCAAGGTTGAAGAGGATAATCAACATTTATCGTCCTTATCTTCACTTCTCGGGCAT